Genomic segment of Nodularia sp. LEGE 06071:
GCGATCGCTACCACCCTCACCAACGCGATCAACACTGCTAAAATTGCCCCAGCCTATTTGTTTACAGGCCCCAGAGGCACGGGAAAGACTTCTAGCGCCCGGATTCTCGCTAAATCTCTCAATTGTCTCAACAGTGACCACCCAACTGCTGAACCCTGTGGAGTTTGCGACGTTTGTCAAGGCATCACTAAGGGTTATTCTCTCGATGTCATAGAAATTGATGCTGCCAGTAACACTGGTGTAGATAATATCCGTGAGTTAATTGAAAAGGCGCAGTTTGCCCCTGTACAGTGTCGCTACAAGGTTTATGTGGTCGATGAATGCCTGACTGGAGATTCTCTGGTTTTAACTGATCAAGGACTCGTCAGAATTGATGATCCTAGTATCAAGGGTAAGAAAGTGATGAGTTACAACGACTCATCAGGCGAGTGGCAATTCAAGCAAGTTGTTAGGTGGTTAGACCAAGGAGAACGTCAAACGCTGGTTATCAAGACGAATAACCGAGAAATTAGATGTACGGGTAATCATTTAATCAGGACAGACCAGGGATGGATACCAGCAAAAGACGTAAAAGAAGGAGCGAAGATACTATCTCCTGTGAATGTGGATGCGGTACCCTCATTTATAAATTTGGTGTCGATGGACGCATCCGGCGATTCGTTAGCGGACACCAGTTTAAAGGCAATACATCCGGGCAAAAATCTTACAATCTGGAATCTATTCTTCAACAAGCTGAATTATTTAGACCTTTCTGTGCTTGCGGGTGTGGCGAAAAGCTTAATATCCCCACATTCTTACAAAAAAAAGGTAGGGGAATTGGCAGCATCCAGTCTCACTGGAAAAGACATCCATACAAAAAAGGACACGGAAATTGGGAACTCAGAACAGAAAAGTTCCTTGCCAATGCTGCGGTTTTACAACCGGATGCACTTGGACTTATCTATGGAACCTTACTGGGAGACGGCTCCATCTCTTACCCTAATAAATACAGCCGATTCCCCAGATTGTGCTGGACACACGCAGAAAAGCAGCAAGAATGGTTGGAATACAAAGCCAAGCGCCTTCAAGAATTACGTCCACAACTGCGAATTGTCATTAACAAAGGGTACGGAAACACCTCAGTTACCTGCAACACCGTTTGTCATCCCCAACTCAAAGATGTCTTTGAAATTGTCAAACCAAATGGGGATAAAAAACTTGTCTCTATGGACTGGCTTAATCGAATTACCCCAGAGGGACTGGCTTGGTGGTTTTGCGATGATGGATCACTCAGCCTTACTCCACAAGGCAGTCCACAGATTCAATTGCATACTGAAGGATTCTCTGTCACAGAAAATCAACTCATTGCTACTTGGCTTACCTCAATGGGATACCCAGCAGCCAGTAAGTCTTACACCAGAAGTAGTACAAGACAGAAATACTACTACATCTGGATGGGGGCAAGAACCAGTAGACAATGGTTGGCAGACCTCAAACAATATTCAATCCCCTCAATGGATTACAAGTTTGGAGACAGTCGAATCTGTTCACCTCGCTGGAGTTGAACGAGTCTATGACATTGAAGTCGCAGATAATCACAACTTTGTGGCAAATGGGCTTTTGGTGCATAATTGCCATATGCTCAGTACGGCGGCATTCAATGCGTTATTAAAAACATTAGAAGAGCCACCGAAGCACGTAGTTTTTGTTTTAGCCACAACAGACCCGCAGCGAGTCTTACCAACGATTATTTCACGCTGCCAAAGATTTGATTTTAGACGTATTCAGTTGGAGGCGATGGTTAACCATTTAAGTGCGATCGCCTTTAAAGAAAATATTAATATATCTCCTGATGCTGTCACTTTAATCGGTCAAATTGCTCAGGGAGGATTGCGAGATGCAGAAAGTCTACTGGATCAATTAGCTTTGACTGTGGGTGAAGTGACTCCTGACAAAGTTTGGGATTTGGTCGGTTCGGTGAGTGAACAAGACTTAATTGCCTTATTGAATGCGATCGCTCAAGACCACCCAGAAGCCGTTTTAGATTGTAGCCGTAAAATCCTCGATAGTGGAAGAGAACCGCTAATTATTCTGCAAAATCTCGCCGCTTTATACAGAGATTTGCTCATAGCACAAACAGCAGCTAATCGCCAGGATTTAGTGACTTGTACTCAGCAAACCTGGACAGGGTTAATAGAATTGTCCCAGAAACTTGACATGAGTACAATTTTGCGAGGACAGCAACACCTACGCACAGCAGAAGTGCAAATTAAAAATACCACCCAGCCACGCTTATGGTTGGAAGTAACACTACTAGGATTATTGCCGAGTGCAAATGTTCAAACCCAAGCTGCAAGCACACCTCAGCGAGTAAATACGCCTGCTGTAGCTCCAAATTATTACCCAGTTGCTGCTGCACAACCTCAGCCCACAAATCACAATCAGACAGTTAACCCAGTATCTGCAACTCAGCCGACAAATCACAATCAGACAGTTAACCCAGTATCTGCTCCTCAGCCCACAAATCACAATCCGACGGTTAACCCAGTATCTGCTCCTCAGTCCACAAATCACAATCCGGTTCATCCCACCCCAACCACACCAGAACCTCAAACTCAAGCACCAGCACCTGTAAATAGTGAACCTGCACCACAGGAAGTTACTACACAATCAGGGTATGACTTAACTCAAGTTTGGCAACAGGTCTGTTTGAATATTCAGATGCCTTCTCGACAAGCTTTACTGGGTCAAATGTGCGAAATTTCAGAGTTC
This window contains:
- the dnaX gene encoding DNA polymerase III subunit gamma/tau, with protein sequence MSYEPLHHKYRPKSFAELVGQEAIATTLTNAINTAKIAPAYLFTGPRGTGKTSSARILAKSLNCLNSDHPTAEPCGVCDVCQGITKGYSLDVIEIDAASNTGVDNIRELIEKAQFAPVQCRYKVYVVDECLTGDSLVLTDQGLVRIDDPSIKGKKVMSYNDSSGEWQFKQVVRWLDQGERQTLVIKTNNREIRCTGNHLIRTDQGWIPAKDVKEGAKILSPVNVDAVPSFINLVSMDASGDSLADTSLKAIHPGKNLTIWNLFFNKLNYLDLSVLAGVAKSLISPHSYKKKVGELAASSLTGKDIHTKKDTEIGNSEQKSSLPMLRFYNRMHLDLSMEPYWETAPSLTLINTADSPDCAGHTQKSSKNGWNTKPSAFKNYVHNCELSLTKGTETPQLPATPFVIPNSKMSLKLSNQMGIKNLSLWTGLIELPQRDWLGGFAMMDHSALLHKAVHRFNCILKDSLSQKINSLLLGLPQWDTQQPVSLTPEVVQDRNTTTSGWGQEPVDNGWQTSNNIQSPQWITSLETVESVHLAGVERVYDIEVADNHNFVANGLLVHNCHMLSTAAFNALLKTLEEPPKHVVFVLATTDPQRVLPTIISRCQRFDFRRIQLEAMVNHLSAIAFKENINISPDAVTLIGQIAQGGLRDAESLLDQLALTVGEVTPDKVWDLVGSVSEQDLIALLNAIAQDHPEAVLDCSRKILDSGREPLIILQNLAALYRDLLIAQTAANRQDLVTCTQQTWTGLIELSQKLDMSTILRGQQHLRTAEVQIKNTTQPRLWLEVTLLGLLPSANVQTQAASTPQRVNTPAVAPNYYPVAAAQPQPTNHNQTVNPVSATQPTNHNQTVNPVSAPQPTNHNPTVNPVSAPQSTNHNPVHPTPTTPEPQTQAPAPVNSEPAPQEVTTQSGYDLTQVWQQVCLNIQMPSRQALLGQMCEISEFNGNVVRIAVKGAWLDTLKSDLPVIKAAFQQIFQREIQVYLEKGNSSTSKSTRTNPQPQNPTPVPQPPAPNYNQQIQSFAPATPPATPTPTPVATPAKTESTTSAARVQTLPPQQTQRPLADWETDEVAIAAKRLADFFNGQVIRLTDDGVDSPESMATSDGLDEPEIDDD